The Pseudomonas parafulva genome includes a window with the following:
- a CDS encoding RHS repeat-associated core domain-containing protein, translating into MELIETRTYTAYGQWRALSSNATRLGFNGEPIDKSLTLYLLGNGTRGYYPALMRFISPDTESPFFRGGLNCYCFTLNDPINGSDPTGHFTIFSKSITYKYPLLPVKNLPGKAFYAPSPVNPEVKALTIMAHSGEQGFGNRTTVDYRELMTLLTNAKVLKKGMPLHIIGCRSAHLAESITKDYNIETIAYKDIVNAPFIRAPALHSNFKLIEKESTFNKLTGSKSAYSSRVVFEPIRSARRHTTNSQAIRNPNQRTDLLY; encoded by the coding sequence ATGGAGTTGATTGAAACACGTACTTATACTGCCTATGGGCAGTGGCGAGCGTTGTCATCGAACGCGACACGCCTAGGGTTCAACGGAGAGCCCATAGATAAGTCTTTAACACTCTACCTTTTAGGAAATGGCACCCGCGGCTATTACCCGGCATTAATGCGATTCATAAGCCCCGATACAGAGAGCCCATTTTTCAGAGGGGGCCTGAATTGCTATTGCTTCACACTCAACGACCCGATTAACGGTAGCGATCCAACGGGCCACTTTACGATATTCAGTAAAAGCATAACTTACAAATATCCATTATTGCCAGTCAAAAATCTCCCGGGCAAAGCCTTCTATGCCCCCTCCCCTGTTAACCCCGAGGTGAAGGCTCTAACGATAATGGCGCATTCTGGAGAGCAGGGCTTTGGCAATAGAACAACTGTAGACTATCGAGAATTAATGACGTTATTAACCAATGCCAAGGTACTCAAGAAAGGAATGCCCTTACATATCATAGGCTGCAGATCTGCACACTTGGCCGAATCAATCACAAAAGACTATAACATCGAAACCATTGCTTATAAAGACATTGTGAACGCCCCCTTTATCCGCGCACCCGCACTCCACTCCAATTTCAAACTCATCGAAAAAGAGTCTACGTTCAATAAGTTGACCGGCAGTAAATCAGCTTACTCCAGCCGGGTAGTTTTCGAACCCATCAGATCAGCTCGGAGGCATACTACAAACAGCCAAGCCATCAGAAA